The genomic stretch CCGATCGCGGCGTTCGCCGGGCGCTGCGCCGCCACGCTCAGCTGGAACCCTTCGTCCAGCCAACCGGTGACGCCGCCGATCATCTCTTTGACCGGATACCCCAACGCCGCCAACTTCACCGCCGCCTTGTTGGCGCCGTTGCAGTGCGGGCCGGCGCAATAGACGACGAACAAGGTGTCCTTCGGATAGCCGGCCAGGTGCCCGGCAGTGAGCAGACGTCCCGGGAGGTTGACCGCACCGGGCACATGCCCGCGCTCAAACGCCAGCGGGCCGCGCACATCCACCAGCACGAAGTCCGTTTCGCCGGCCTCCTGGCTGCTGAAGACGTCGGAGCAATCGGTTTCGAACGTCAGACGGTTGCTGAAATGCATCAAGGCGATGGCCGACGAAGCGGCCGGGATTTGGCGAACCA from Pseudomonas ekonensis encodes the following:
- a CDS encoding rhodanese-like domain-containing protein, with product MTSLVRQIPAASSAIALMHFSNRLTFETDCSDVFSSQEAGETDFVLVDVRGPLAFERGHVPGAVNLPGRLLTAGHLAGYPKDTLFVVYCAGPHCNGANKAAVKLAALGYPVKEMIGGVTGWLDEGFQLSVAAQRPANAAIGCEC